ATTTTCTTGATATTAAAAATAATATAACTGATATAATTATTAATATCAGATAAGTAAAGGATAGAGGAATTTGAGAAGATATCTTTAAACTGGTACCAAAACTGGTTACTAAAAAGACAATAATTCCAGTTAAAGTTCCAAAAACTGAACTGGCAGTTCCTGCAATCTTCGGAAACAACTGCATTGTCTCAGCAAGGGCATTTGGAACAATAAAGCCTATGAAAAAGAAAATTAGAAATACGGGAATTAAAACAACGAATAAATTCATAACTGAAATAAAACCTAATATTATCATTAATATACTTCCAATAAAAGAGCTGATTAAGCCAAAAAGTAAAAGAGATGTGCTATTAAAGTAATTAATGGCAAAGCGATTTAATACGGCCCCAAAAAAATAGGCAAATCCTAATATTAATGCAATATTTCCATATTGAACTACAGAAAAATTTAATACTGTTTCAATTAGATAAGGGCCCACTACATTAAACAAAACTATAATTCCATAACCAAGAGCTGATACTGTTGTAATAAGCATAAATAAGGAATGAGAAATAATATGTTTCAGACCGTTATAACTTTCTGGAAAACTGAAAACCAATAAGTTTAAATTGGTTTCCTGAAAATTAATAAAAGCATAAACAAAAATAAAAAATCCATACAGAGTAAAAAGATAAAAATTAGCCTGCCATCCAAAGTAATGCTCTAAATTCCCACCAATAAAAGGAGCTAATATAGGTCCTAAAGACCAGCTGAGTGTAAAATAATTTGTAGCCTTTGCCAGTTCTATTCCAGAAAAAACATCTACTAAAATAGCTCTGGTAACCACAGCTAATCCAGCAACACATATTCCCTGTAATAGGCGAAGTACTTCCAGTGTAAATATATTAGGTGAAAAAATTGAAGAAAAACTT
This genomic window from Clostridium pasteurianum DSM 525 = ATCC 6013 contains:
- a CDS encoding Bcr/CflA family efflux MFS transporter; this encodes MNISYSISQKRNIYFLAFIVPFLIGLGVDLYVPSLPIITNYFHTRTNLVQFTVSLYLLGYGIGQVILGILSDSFGRRKILLISALSFMLISFSSIFSPNIFTLEVLRLLQGICVAGLAVVTRAILVDVFSGIELAKATNYFTLSWSLGPILAPFIGGNLEHYFGWQANFYLFTLYGFFIFVYAFINFQETNLNLLVFSFPESYNGLKHIISHSLFMLITTVSALGYGIIVLFNVVGPYLIETVLNFSVVQYGNIALILGFAYFFGAVLNRFAINYFNSTSLLLFGLISSFIGSILMIILGFISVMNLFVVLIPVFLIFFFIGFIVPNALAETMQLFPKIAGTASSVFGTLTGIIVFLVTSFGTSLKISSQIPLSFTYLILIIISVILFLISRKFHSKL